A stretch of the Cuculus canorus isolate bCucCan1 chromosome 15, bCucCan1.pri, whole genome shotgun sequence genome encodes the following:
- the LOC104068219 gene encoding periplakin — MHSLFRKRNKGKYSPSVQKKSISSKELTELIERLQKNADQVEKNIVETDSRMQNDLHKIKACQLAQYKDLTAQKLTESDKLLYVLDGDAAIARHMKHPQGDMITEDIRQMKERVANLRVKHEQIYDFPLQHIEPQVNWSTVIKEKQDALNSKGFGTDLPLVNSQVEEHNIFHNEVMAIGPHIAKEGIKEYTSDFQAKYQKLLATSQQRQQDLNSLQDYMQRCTNKLYWLDQQAKDRTHYDWSDHNLDYPSRRRQYENFIHRKLEEKEEAINKLHADGDQLLAQNHPGKNAIEAHIEAVHADWKEYLNLLICEESHLKFMEDFHKFQKDTKDAQELLKKVDTDLDQKFSPEFKDRYQLESLLRELDDQEKALDKYEAVVKSLQERSQHVLPLHYRREMPLQPILVEALCEYEGEQGQISRGAHYTLQKNSGDVWEVADSSGNKISAPGVCFMIPPPDAEAIALADQIAHHYVTVKEKTANCKNILQQR, encoded by the exons ATGCACTCGCTCTTCAGGAAACGCAACAAAGGGAAATACAGCCCCTCCGTGCAGAAAAAGAG catctccagcaaAGAGCTGACTGAGCTCATAGAACGCCTGCAGAAAAATGCTGACCAAGTGGAGAAAAACATCGTGGAGACAGACTCCCGAATGCAGAAT GACTTGCACAAGATCAAGGCATGCCAGCTAGCACAGTACAAGGACCTGACAGCTCAGAAATTGACCGAGTCTGACAAGCTGCTCTACGTGCTGGATGGGGATGCAGCGATTGCCCGGCACATGAAGCACCCCCAGGGTGACATGATCACAGAAGA TATCCGGCAGATGAAGGAACGAGTGGCAAACTTGCGTGTGAAACATGAACAGATCTACGACTTCCCCCTGCAGCATATTGAGCCTCAGGTCAACTGGTCAACAGTGATCAAGGAGAAACAG GACGCATTAAACAGCAAGGGCTTTGGGACTGACCTGCCACTGGTCAACAGCCAAGTAGAAGAGCACAACATCTTCCACAATGAGGTCATGGCCATCGGCCCACACATTGCCAAGGAAGGCATCAAG GAATACACGAGTGACTTCCAAGCCAAATACCAGAAACTGCTG GCCACCTCCCAGCAGCGGCAGCAGGATCTGAATTCCCTGCAGGACTACATGCAGCGCTGCACCAACAAGCTCTACTGGCTGGATCAGCAGGCGAAGGACAGGACCCATTACGACTGGAGCGACCACAACCTGGACTACCCCAGCCGGCGCCGCCAGTACGAG AACTTCATCCACCggaagctggaggagaaggaggaagccATCAACAAGCTACATGCGGATGGAGATCAGCTGCTTGCCCAGAATCACCCTGGGAAAAACGCCATCGAG GCTCACATTGAGGCGGTGCATGCCGACTGGAAGGAGTACCTCAACCTGCTGATCTGTGAGGAAAGCCACCTGAAGTTCATGGAGGACTTCCACAAG TTTCAGAAAGACACTAAAGATGCCCAGGAGCTCTTGAAGAAAGTGGATACAGACCTGGACCAAAAATTCAGCCCAGAGTTCAAGGACAGATACCAGCTCGAGTCTCTCCTCCGGGAGCTGGAT GACCAGGAGAAGGCATTGGACAAATACGAGGCTGTGGTGAAGTCCCTGCAGGAGCGCAGCCAGCACGTCCTGCCCCTCCACTACCGCCGTGAGATGCCACTCCAGCCCATCCTTGTGGAGGCTCTCTGCGAGTACGAAGGCGAGCAG GGCCAGATAAGCCGAGGAGCCCACTACACCCTGCAGAAGAACAGTGGAGACGTTTGGGAAGTGGCAGACAGCTCAGGAAACAAGATCAGCGCCCCAGGGGTCTGCTTTATGATCCCCCCGCCTGATGCAGAAGCCATAGCGCTGGCAGACCA AATTGCTCATCACTATGTGACCGTGAAGGAGAAGACAGCCAACTGCAAGAACATCCTCCAGCAGCGCTAA